From Sediminibacterium sp. TEGAF015, a single genomic window includes:
- a CDS encoding efflux RND transporter periplasmic adaptor subunit: MKQKFLNSLIILTAATIWLSSCSSKGNTEAAPIEVTKTEEADIVGLSEDQFKTVDIQYGVVEEKKLSSVIKATGVLDVPPQQLLTVSSPYGGTLKNTDLLQGKPVVKGEVIAVLENPEFIQLQQDYLDYKSQLIYLKEELERQQELAKENVNAKKTLQKASSEYNSMTARVQGLKSKLGLININPEKINPENISGRANIYAPISGYVTKVLVNIGKFVNANQELFEIVDTRHLHAELIIFEKDVPKLKIGQKIRFLLNNETKERFADVHLIGREISAERTVRVHGHLSQEDNNLLPGMYLKGIVETGIATTTALPDKAIVQSAGKSYIFIVANEKNSEKKPADGKNEVATEKHILFKRIEVTTGVSENGYTEVILPGGFNRKISVVINGAYDLLSKMNNVEEEE, encoded by the coding sequence ATGAAACAGAAATTTTTGAATTCACTTATTATACTTACAGCGGCTACTATATGGCTTTCATCCTGCTCTTCCAAAGGAAATACAGAAGCAGCTCCGATTGAAGTAACGAAAACTGAAGAAGCAGATATTGTGGGCTTGTCGGAAGACCAGTTTAAAACAGTCGACATTCAGTATGGTGTTGTAGAAGAAAAAAAACTCAGCAGCGTTATCAAGGCTACAGGAGTACTGGATGTTCCTCCGCAACAGCTATTAACGGTTTCTTCTCCCTATGGAGGCACATTAAAAAATACCGATTTGCTGCAGGGGAAGCCCGTGGTAAAGGGTGAAGTTATCGCCGTACTCGAGAATCCTGAATTTATCCAGCTTCAGCAGGATTATCTGGATTATAAAAGTCAGTTGATTTACCTGAAAGAAGAATTAGAAAGACAACAAGAGTTGGCAAAAGAAAATGTAAATGCAAAAAAAACCTTGCAAAAAGCCAGCAGCGAGTATAACAGTATGACGGCAAGAGTACAGGGATTAAAATCAAAACTAGGGCTTATCAATATCAATCCTGAGAAAATCAACCCGGAAAACATTTCAGGCAGGGCAAATATTTATGCTCCTATATCGGGCTATGTTACTAAAGTATTGGTGAATATAGGGAAGTTTGTAAACGCTAACCAGGAACTATTTGAAATTGTAGATACCCGTCACCTTCATGCAGAACTGATCATTTTTGAAAAGGATGTTCCGAAATTAAAGATTGGTCAGAAAATTCGTTTTTTATTGAATAATGAAACAAAGGAGCGGTTTGCAGATGTGCATTTAATTGGTCGTGAAATCAGCGCTGAAAGAACGGTTAGGGTTCATGGACATCTGTCTCAGGAAGATAATAACCTGTTGCCAGGGATGTATTTAAAGGGAATTGTAGAAACAGGTATTGCTACCACTACTGCGCTGCCTGATAAAGCTATCGTTCAATCAGCAGGGAAATCTTACATTTTTATAGTAGCAAATGAAAAGAATAGTGAAAAGAAACCTGCCGATGGGAAAAATGAAGTCGCTACAGAAAAGCATATTCTGTTTAAAAGAATTGAAGTGACGACTGGCGTTTCAGAAAATGGTTATACCGAAGTGATTTTACCAGGAGGGTTTAACAGGAAAATTAGCGTGGTGATTAACGGAGCTTATGATTTATTGTCGAAGATGAATAATGTAGAGGAAGAAGAATAA
- a CDS encoding MgtC/SapB family protein, producing MDVRFELIIVGKLIVSFLLGTFIGFDREKHARNAGIRTYAAVCIGATLFTAVAAHLVGDAAAISRVIANIVTGVGFLGAGIIYRNDSAGTSHGLTTAATVWCTAAVGVAVGLSMFIIAIVGTVTLYLLLSLHHQKWYVKWKNKMINRHNEKHNTD from the coding sequence ATGGATGTTCGATTCGAATTAATAATTGTTGGGAAACTCATCGTTTCGTTTCTGTTGGGTACTTTTATTGGCTTTGACAGAGAGAAACACGCCCGCAATGCCGGTATAAGAACCTATGCCGCTGTTTGTATCGGAGCTACTTTATTTACTGCTGTTGCGGCTCATCTTGTAGGTGATGCTGCTGCTATCTCCCGGGTAATAGCCAATATTGTTACAGGTGTAGGCTTTCTTGGAGCTGGTATTATTTATCGGAACGACAGTGCCGGAACATCTCATGGACTTACAACAGCAGCCACGGTTTGGTGTACTGCCGCAGTTGGTGTGGCAGTAGGCCTCAGTATGTTTATCATTGCTATTGTTGGAACAGTTACCTTATATTTATTGCTTTCACTGCATCACCAGAAATGGTATGTAAAATGGAAAAATAAAATGATAAACAGGCATAACGAAAAACACAACACTGATTAA